One stretch of Variovorax sp. TBS-050B DNA includes these proteins:
- a CDS encoding L-iditol 2-dehydrogenase, whose protein sequence is MSERLKNRHVLLTGAGGGIGLAVAEACIAEGARCSVVDRAQAAPEAVRALLQRHPERLAYIAGDVTDMQAIAHLLAEAQVAFGPIHTLFNNAAVFDLAPLLDSDEASFDRLFAVNVKGMFFVMQAVLRHMVEAGTQGASVINMASQAGRRGEALVSHYCATKAAVISYTQSAALAMAPHGIRVNGIAPGVVDTPMWDHVDSLFARAEGLPPGEKKRRVGLEVPLGRMGVPADIAGAAVFLASDEARYITAQTLNVDGGNVMS, encoded by the coding sequence ATGAGCGAACGTCTCAAGAACCGCCACGTGCTGTTGACCGGTGCCGGCGGCGGCATCGGCCTGGCGGTGGCCGAAGCCTGCATCGCCGAGGGCGCGCGCTGCAGCGTGGTCGATCGCGCACAGGCCGCACCCGAGGCGGTGCGCGCGCTGCTGCAGCGCCATCCCGAGCGGCTCGCCTACATCGCGGGCGACGTCACCGACATGCAGGCGATCGCGCACCTGCTCGCGGAAGCGCAGGTCGCCTTCGGCCCGATCCACACGCTGTTCAACAACGCCGCCGTGTTCGACCTCGCGCCGCTGCTCGACAGCGACGAGGCCTCGTTCGACCGGCTGTTCGCGGTCAACGTGAAGGGCATGTTCTTCGTCATGCAGGCGGTGCTGCGCCACATGGTCGAGGCGGGCACGCAGGGCGCGTCGGTCATCAACATGGCCTCGCAGGCAGGGCGCCGCGGCGAGGCGCTGGTGTCGCACTACTGCGCCACCAAGGCCGCGGTCATCAGCTACACGCAGAGCGCGGCGCTCGCGATGGCGCCGCACGGCATCCGCGTCAACGGCATCGCGCCCGGCGTGGTCGACACGCCGATGTGGGACCACGTCGACAGCCTGTTCGCCCGCGCCGAGGGCCTGCCGCCCGGCGAGAAGAAGCGCCGCGTGGGGCTCGAGGTGCCGCTCGGCCGCATGGGCGTGCCGGCCGACATCGCGGGCGCGGCGGTGTTCCTGGCCAGCGACGAGGCGCGCTACATCACGGCGCAGACGCTCAACGTCGACGGCGGCAACGTGATGAGCTGA
- a CDS encoding transaldolase family protein has translation MNSDFHLYLDSADIAELEACLPHPVVHGVTTNPTLLRRAGVDRAGVPGLLKRCIALGARQVQAQVYSSDVDGMLDDARALHAQFEPGQLVVKIPATRQGLAAGAQLIAEGVPVTWTAVYAAEQAHFAAQLGAAYAAPYLGRLEDAGIDGLGLIARMQSLVAQRPASGTRLLVASVRSREAYLSLLALGVGAITIPPRLLPALLDHPPTLEAERGFLADASALR, from the coding sequence ATGAACAGCGATTTCCATCTCTACCTCGACAGCGCCGACATCGCGGAGCTGGAGGCCTGCCTGCCGCATCCGGTGGTGCATGGCGTGACCACCAATCCGACGCTGCTGCGGCGCGCCGGCGTCGACCGCGCCGGAGTGCCGGGGCTGCTGAAGCGCTGCATCGCGCTCGGCGCGCGGCAGGTGCAGGCGCAGGTGTATTCGAGCGACGTGGACGGCATGCTCGACGATGCGCGCGCGCTGCACGCGCAGTTCGAGCCCGGCCAGCTGGTGGTGAAGATCCCCGCCACGCGCCAGGGCCTCGCGGCCGGCGCGCAGCTGATCGCCGAGGGCGTGCCCGTCACCTGGACCGCGGTCTACGCGGCCGAGCAGGCGCACTTCGCCGCACAGCTGGGCGCGGCCTATGCGGCGCCGTACCTCGGGCGGCTCGAGGATGCCGGCATCGACGGGCTCGGGCTGATCGCGCGCATGCAGTCGCTGGTGGCGCAGCGGCCCGCATCGGGCACGCGGCTGCTCGTGGCGAGCGTGCGTTCGCGCGAGGCGTATCTGTCGCTGCTCGCGCTGGGCGTGGGCGCGATCACGATCCCGCCGCGCCTGCTGCCCGCGCTGCTCGACCATCCCCCCACGCTGGAGGCCGAACGCGGCTTCCTCGCCGATGCGAGCGCCTTGCGCTGA
- a CDS encoding carbohydrate kinase, with amino-acid sequence MRIALTGEALIDFTASQAGALAFLGHEGGSPLNTAVACARLGQPTGFLTQLSTDLFGERLMAFLARNGVDTRFILRSAAPSTLAFVERTPQTNRYAFYTHGSADATWAPEPLPQLPAECRFLHFGSISLLQEPAATHIAELVAANAGRCVIVFDPNVRPSLIPDMAAYRARMAEWFALADLVKLSDEDAELLAPGQPVDVLAAQCLQAGARAVVVTQGGAGATLWRTGHAPLAVAAPRVEVVDTIGAGDTFTAGLSVALLAQGVEHPARLVELGDDAWRTVMRFAATAAALNCTREGADPPTLAAVEAALAQQGA; translated from the coding sequence ATGCGCATTGCACTCACGGGCGAAGCCCTGATCGATTTCACCGCCAGCCAAGCCGGCGCCCTGGCGTTCCTCGGCCACGAGGGCGGATCGCCGCTCAACACCGCCGTGGCCTGCGCCCGCCTCGGACAGCCGACCGGCTTTCTCACACAGCTCTCGACCGACCTGTTCGGCGAGCGGCTGATGGCCTTTCTGGCGCGCAACGGCGTCGACACGCGCTTCATCCTGCGCAGCGCCGCGCCCTCGACGCTGGCCTTCGTCGAACGCACGCCCCAGACCAACCGCTATGCCTTCTACACGCACGGCAGCGCCGACGCCACCTGGGCGCCCGAGCCGTTGCCGCAGCTGCCGGCGGAATGCCGTTTCCTGCACTTTGGCTCGATCTCGCTGCTGCAGGAGCCTGCCGCGACGCACATCGCCGAGCTCGTGGCGGCCAATGCGGGGCGCTGCGTGATCGTGTTCGACCCCAACGTGCGGCCGAGCCTGATTCCCGACATGGCGGCCTACCGGGCGCGCATGGCCGAATGGTTCGCGCTGGCGGACCTCGTCAAGCTCAGCGACGAGGATGCCGAGCTGCTCGCGCCCGGCCAGCCGGTGGATGTACTCGCGGCGCAATGCCTGCAGGCGGGCGCGCGCGCGGTGGTCGTCACGCAGGGCGGCGCCGGGGCCACGCTCTGGCGCACCGGCCACGCGCCGCTGGCCGTGGCGGCGCCGCGCGTCGAGGTGGTCGACACCATCGGCGCGGGCGACACCTTCACCGCCGGGCTCTCGGTCGCGCTGCTCGCGCAGGGCGTGGAGCATCCCGCGCGGCTGGTCGAACTGGGCGACGACGCGTGGCGCACGGTGATGCGCTTCGCCGCCACCGCCGCCGCGCTCAACTGCACGCGCGAGGGCGCCGATCCGCCGACGCTCGCGGCCGTCGAGGCCGCGCTCGCGCAGCAGGGGGCCTGA
- a CDS encoding AraC family transcriptional regulator: protein MTTSTRKRSIPRQRHPELERDFARSPSLGYEAPEETGLVRCLAHGFPSPLVRWHFHEDYELHLITETSGKAFIGDWIGPFQPGHLVLCGPRLPHNWISLDVPEGGAAGRDRVIQFRHEPIESAAAVIPELREVMQLLERARHGIEFFGMSQQAQAHWDRIKAARGTRRLGLFFEFMADLAQCTDYRLLSSVQMQGAQGSDGDAQVDQINDIVNRITNNLTEPISMADVAAELGMSESRFSRFFRRATGNSFTDFVNRVRINSACHLLMQTDHYVTDICYQVGFNNVANFNRRFLEIKGMTPSEFRRQADTRFG, encoded by the coding sequence ATGACGACATCCACCCGCAAACGTTCGATCCCGCGCCAGCGCCATCCCGAGCTGGAACGCGATTTCGCGCGTTCGCCCTCGCTGGGCTACGAGGCGCCCGAGGAGACCGGCCTGGTGCGCTGCCTCGCGCACGGCTTTCCGAGCCCGCTCGTGCGCTGGCATTTCCATGAGGATTACGAGCTGCACCTGATCACCGAGACCTCGGGCAAGGCCTTCATCGGCGACTGGATCGGTCCGTTCCAGCCCGGGCATCTCGTGCTCTGCGGGCCGCGGCTGCCGCACAACTGGATCTCGCTCGACGTGCCCGAAGGCGGCGCGGCCGGGCGCGACCGCGTGATCCAGTTCCGCCACGAGCCGATCGAGAGCGCCGCGGCGGTGATTCCCGAGTTGCGCGAGGTGATGCAGCTGCTCGAGCGCGCGCGCCACGGCATCGAGTTCTTCGGCATGTCGCAGCAGGCGCAGGCGCACTGGGACCGCATCAAGGCCGCACGTGGCACGCGCCGGCTCGGGCTGTTCTTCGAATTCATGGCCGACCTCGCGCAATGCACCGACTACCGGCTGCTCTCGAGCGTGCAGATGCAGGGCGCGCAGGGCAGCGACGGCGATGCGCAGGTGGACCAGATCAACGACATCGTCAACCGCATCACCAACAACCTGACCGAACCGATCTCGATGGCCGACGTGGCGGCCGAGCTCGGCATGAGCGAGAGCCGCTTCAGCCGCTTCTTCCGCCGCGCGACGGGCAACAGCTTCACCGACTTCGTCAACCGCGTGCGCATCAACAGCGCCTGCCATCTGCTGATGCAGACCGACCACTACGTGACCGACATCTGCTACCAGGTCGGCTTCAACAACGTGGCCAACTTCAACCGGCGTTTTCTCGAGATCAAGGGCATGACCCCGAGCGAGTTCCGGCGCCAGGCCGACACGCGTTTCGGGTAG
- the xylB gene encoding xylulokinase produces the protein MYLGLDLGTSELKALLLAEDHRVVGVARAALTVDRPRPLWSEQAPAQWWQALEEVMRTLAASQPEAMAAVRAIGLSGQMHGATLLDAAGEVLRPAILWNDGRSGAQCEALARAVPRLGEIAGNLAMPGFTAPKLMWVRAHEPEVFARIARVLLPKDWLRFMLSGEAVSEMSDAAGTLWLDVGARDWSDELLAATGLTRAQMPRLVEGSAVSARLRPELAARWGLARGRVPIAGGAGDNAASAVGMGLVEPGQGFVSLGTSGVVFVSTDRFLPNPAQAMHAFCHALPGRWHQMSVMLSAASAVSWACKAFGFADEAALLAAAASVAPEARARCPLFLPYLSGERSPHNDPHAQGVLFGLTHAHGPAHIAYAVAEGVGFGLRDGFDTLRLPDDMPLSELALVGGGARSAWWGQLLADIFGVTLTRYAGGETGGALGAARLAWLADGGSVAQVCTQPPVTQRLAPTADRSAHAPRLARFRILYAVLCTQFEQPTERP, from the coding sequence TTGTACCTGGGGCTCGATCTCGGCACTTCCGAACTCAAGGCGCTGCTGCTCGCCGAGGACCACCGCGTCGTGGGCGTGGCGCGCGCGGCGCTCACCGTCGATCGGCCGCGGCCGCTGTGGTCGGAGCAGGCGCCCGCGCAGTGGTGGCAGGCGCTCGAGGAGGTGATGCGCACGCTGGCCGCGTCGCAGCCCGAGGCGATGGCCGCCGTGCGCGCGATCGGTCTCTCGGGCCAGATGCATGGCGCCACCTTGCTCGATGCGGCGGGCGAGGTGCTGCGGCCCGCGATCCTCTGGAACGACGGCCGCAGCGGCGCGCAATGCGAGGCACTTGCGCGCGCGGTGCCGCGGCTCGGCGAGATCGCCGGCAACCTCGCGATGCCGGGCTTCACGGCGCCCAAGCTGATGTGGGTGCGGGCGCATGAGCCCGAGGTCTTCGCGCGCATCGCGCGCGTGCTGCTGCCGAAGGACTGGCTGCGCTTCATGCTGAGCGGCGAAGCCGTCAGCGAGATGTCCGACGCGGCGGGCACGCTGTGGCTCGACGTGGGCGCGCGCGACTGGTCCGACGAACTGCTGGCGGCCACGGGCCTCACGCGCGCGCAGATGCCGCGGCTGGTCGAAGGCAGTGCGGTATCGGCGCGGCTCAGGCCCGAACTCGCGGCACGCTGGGGCCTGGCCCGCGGCCGGGTGCCGATCGCGGGCGGCGCGGGCGACAACGCGGCCAGCGCGGTGGGCATGGGACTGGTCGAGCCGGGGCAGGGCTTCGTCTCGCTCGGCACCTCGGGCGTGGTGTTCGTTTCGACCGACCGCTTCCTGCCGAACCCGGCGCAGGCGATGCATGCCTTCTGTCACGCACTGCCGGGGCGCTGGCACCAGATGTCGGTGATGCTCTCGGCCGCGAGCGCCGTGAGCTGGGCCTGCAAGGCCTTCGGCTTCGCCGACGAGGCCGCGCTGCTCGCAGCCGCCGCGTCGGTGGCGCCCGAAGCGCGTGCGCGCTGCCCGCTCTTCCTGCCCTACCTCTCGGGCGAGCGCTCGCCGCACAACGATCCGCATGCACAGGGCGTGCTGTTCGGGCTCACGCATGCGCACGGCCCCGCCCACATCGCCTACGCCGTGGCCGAGGGCGTGGGCTTCGGCCTGCGCGACGGCTTCGACACCCTGCGCCTTCCGGACGACATGCCGCTCTCCGAGCTTGCGCTCGTCGGCGGCGGCGCGCGCAGCGCGTGGTGGGGCCAGTTGCTGGCCGACATCTTCGGCGTGACGCTCACGCGCTACGCGGGCGGCGAGACCGGCGGCGCGCTCGGCGCGGCAAGGCTCGCGTGGCTCGCCGACGGCGGGAGCGTGGCGCAGGTCTGCACGCAGCCCCCCGTGACGCAGCGGCTCGCGCCGACGGCGGACCGCAGCGCGCACGCGCCGCGCCTTGCGCGCTTCCGCATTCTCTACGCCGTTCTGTGCACGCAATTCGAACAACCCACCGAACGCCCATAA
- the groL gene encoding chaperonin GroEL (60 kDa chaperone family; promotes refolding of misfolded polypeptides especially under stressful conditions; forms two stacked rings of heptamers to form a barrel-shaped 14mer; ends can be capped by GroES; misfolded proteins enter the barrel where they are refolded when GroES binds), with protein sequence MAAKDVVFGGEARARMVEGVNILANAVKVTLGPKGRNVVLERSFGAPTVTKDGVSVAKEIELKDKLQNMGAQLVKEVASKTSDNAGDGTTTATVLAQAIVREGFKYVAAGINPMDLKRGIDKAVTALVEELKKASKPTTTSKEIAQVGSISANSDETIGKLIADAMDKVGKEGVITVEDGKSLESELDVVEGMQFDRGYLSPYFINNPEKQSALLDNPFVLLFDKKISNIRDLLPTLEQVAKAGRPLLIIAEEVEGEALATLVVNTIRGILKVVAVKAPGFGDRRKAMLEDIAILTGGKVIAEEVGLTLEKVTLADLGQAKRIEVGKENTIIIDGSGAAADIEARVKQVRVQIEEATSDYDREKLQERVAKLAGGVAVIKVGAATEVEMKEKKARVEDALHATRAAVEEGVVAGGGVALLRAKQAVGDKVKGDNADQDAGIKLVLKAIEAPLREIVNNAGGEASVVVNAVLAGKGNYGFNAANDSYGDMLELGILDPTKVTRTALQNAASVASLLLTTEAMVADAPKDEAPAGGGMPDMGGMGGMGGMGM encoded by the coding sequence ATGGCAGCAAAAGACGTAGTCTTCGGCGGTGAAGCCCGCGCACGCATGGTCGAAGGCGTGAACATTCTCGCCAACGCCGTCAAGGTGACCCTGGGCCCCAAGGGCCGCAACGTGGTGCTCGAGCGCTCCTTCGGCGCCCCCACCGTGACCAAGGACGGCGTGTCGGTCGCCAAGGAAATCGAACTCAAGGACAAGCTCCAGAACATGGGCGCGCAGCTCGTGAAGGAAGTGGCCTCGAAGACCTCGGACAACGCCGGTGACGGCACCACCACCGCCACCGTGCTGGCCCAGGCGATCGTTCGCGAAGGCTTCAAGTACGTGGCCGCCGGCATCAACCCGATGGACCTGAAGCGCGGCATCGACAAGGCCGTGACGGCCCTGGTCGAAGAGCTGAAGAAGGCTTCGAAGCCCACCACCACCTCGAAGGAAATCGCGCAAGTCGGCTCGATCTCGGCCAACAGCGACGAAACCATCGGCAAGCTCATCGCCGACGCGATGGACAAGGTCGGCAAGGAAGGCGTGATCACCGTCGAAGACGGCAAGTCGCTCGAGAGCGAACTCGACGTCGTCGAAGGCATGCAGTTCGACCGCGGCTACCTGTCGCCCTACTTCATCAACAACCCCGAGAAGCAATCGGCGCTGCTCGACAACCCCTTCGTGCTGCTGTTCGACAAGAAGATCAGCAACATCCGCGACCTGCTGCCCACGCTGGAGCAGGTTGCCAAGGCCGGCCGTCCGCTGCTGATCATTGCCGAAGAAGTCGAAGGCGAAGCCCTGGCGACGCTGGTGGTCAACACGATCCGCGGCATCCTGAAGGTCGTGGCCGTCAAGGCGCCCGGCTTCGGCGACCGCCGCAAGGCCATGCTCGAAGACATCGCCATCCTCACGGGCGGCAAGGTCATCGCCGAGGAAGTGGGCCTCACGCTCGAGAAGGTGACGCTGGCCGACCTGGGTCAGGCCAAGCGCATCGAAGTGGGCAAGGAAAACACCATCATCATCGACGGCTCGGGCGCTGCTGCCGACATCGAAGCCCGCGTGAAGCAAGTGCGCGTGCAGATCGAGGAAGCCACGAGCGACTACGACCGTGAAAAGCTGCAAGAGCGCGTGGCCAAGCTGGCCGGCGGCGTGGCAGTGATCAAGGTCGGCGCCGCCACCGAAGTCGAAATGAAGGAAAAGAAGGCACGCGTCGAAGACGCCCTGCACGCCACCCGCGCTGCAGTGGAAGAAGGCGTGGTGGCCGGCGGCGGCGTGGCGCTGCTGCGCGCCAAGCAGGCCGTGGGCGACAAGGTCAAGGGCGACAACGCCGACCAGGACGCCGGCATCAAGCTGGTGCTCAAGGCCATCGAAGCGCCCCTGCGCGAGATCGTGAACAACGCCGGCGGCGAAGCCTCGGTGGTGGTGAACGCAGTGCTGGCCGGCAAGGGCAACTACGGCTTCAATGCTGCCAACGACAGCTACGGCGACATGCTCGAGCTGGGCATCCTGGACCCGACGAAGGTGACCCGCACCGCGCTGCAGAACGCCGCATCGGTCGCTTCGCTGCTGCTGACGACCGAAGCCATGGTCGCCGACGCACCGAAGGACGAGGCACCTGCCGGCGGCGGCATGCCCGACATGGGCGGCATGGGTGGCATGGGCGGCATGGGGATGTAA
- a CDS encoding co-chaperone GroES, with protein MKLRPLADRVIVKRVDSETKTASGIVIPDAAAEKPDQGEVLAVGPGKRNDKGELTALTVKVGDRVLFGKYSGQTVKVGGDELLVMKEDDLFAVVEAK; from the coding sequence ATGAAACTTCGTCCTTTGGCCGATCGCGTGATCGTCAAGCGTGTTGACAGCGAAACCAAGACCGCCTCGGGCATCGTCATTCCCGACGCAGCGGCAGAGAAGCCGGACCAGGGCGAAGTCCTGGCCGTGGGCCCGGGCAAGCGCAACGACAAGGGCGAACTGACCGCACTGACCGTCAAGGTCGGCGACCGCGTCCTGTTCGGCAAGTACAGCGGCCAGACCGTCAAGGTCGGCGGCGACGAACTGCTCGTCATGAAGGAAGACGACCTGTTCGCGGTCGTCGAAGCCAAGTAA
- a CDS encoding AraC family transcriptional regulator — MPGRPASTIPRSPPRVQHFGTQDLPPERRFAEWSRRFSRLLGYAGLAPSGDGAFEQTLTQVDLGAIRFLRLQGSAIYSRARGGELQDAALRPVQLLMQLGQGATMLTQGREARIGQGDMVLLDAREDFRLMTEPATDLLAVGFPEALVARWLPFAQDVVALRLARGTGWASTLSVYLRSLTAGLLERIESPFEEEIVGEHILSMLCFALAQHGFPMSVGNGVSERDRMLHARMCGWIRDNYSNPDINATKLARQFNVSVRHVHKVFAEAGRGSTFHDVLKHERLEAAVRMLRTARVSRTFIAQIAERCGFSDPAYFGLVFRKAYGCSPGTFLRRGGEAIKAPPAPIASKNKG, encoded by the coding sequence ATGCCCGGCCGCCCCGCCTCCACGATCCCCCGTTCTCCGCCGCGCGTGCAGCATTTCGGCACGCAGGATCTGCCGCCCGAACGACGGTTTGCCGAATGGTCACGCAGGTTCAGCCGGCTGCTGGGCTATGCCGGACTGGCGCCGTCCGGCGACGGCGCATTCGAGCAGACCCTCACCCAGGTGGATCTTGGCGCCATCCGCTTTCTTCGCCTGCAGGGAAGCGCGATCTATTCGCGCGCGCGCGGTGGCGAACTGCAGGACGCTGCACTGCGCCCCGTGCAACTGCTGATGCAACTCGGCCAGGGCGCCACCATGCTCACCCAGGGCAGGGAAGCAAGGATCGGGCAGGGCGACATGGTGCTGCTGGATGCGCGCGAGGATTTCCGCCTGATGACGGAGCCGGCGACCGACCTTCTCGCGGTGGGTTTTCCAGAAGCGCTGGTGGCGCGCTGGCTTCCGTTCGCGCAGGATGTCGTGGCTTTGCGGCTGGCCCGGGGCACCGGCTGGGCGAGCACCTTGTCGGTGTACCTGCGCAGCCTCACGGCGGGGTTGCTAGAGCGCATCGAGAGCCCGTTCGAGGAGGAGATCGTCGGCGAGCACATCCTCTCGATGCTTTGCTTCGCGCTCGCGCAGCACGGCTTCCCGATGTCCGTGGGCAATGGCGTTTCCGAGCGCGACCGCATGCTGCACGCCCGCATGTGCGGCTGGATCCGCGACAACTACAGCAATCCGGACATCAACGCGACCAAGCTGGCGCGGCAGTTCAACGTCTCCGTGCGCCATGTGCACAAGGTGTTCGCGGAAGCCGGGCGGGGGAGTACCTTCCACGACGTGCTCAAGCACGAGCGGCTCGAGGCGGCGGTGCGCATGCTCCGTACGGCCCGGGTCTCCCGCACATTCATCGCCCAGATCGCCGAACGGTGCGGCTTCTCCGATCCCGCCTATTTCGGTCTGGTGTTCCGCAAGGCCTACGGGTGCTCTCCCGGGACTTTTCTGCGGCGCGGCGGGGAGGCGATCAAGGCTCCGCCGGCCCCCATTGCGTCCAAAAATAAGGGTTAA
- a CDS encoding AraC family transcriptional regulator has protein sequence MSTFFPPQAPGRPRKRGELAARTEALEEKAVTWQHNDAPPSPVNLKLVLVDPDGLAFLRSQGDAVDIYRPAASVPEEGQMYPFHLLLKMSPGPTVVEQCGRVATLQDGDMTLLDSNEAMRLRSSQGNDAWIIGLATSLITRWLPNAQDAIALRLDGSEGWSGVLSSYIRSLDIRQVQLEGGKFQREFVAEHIMSMLSFSLAQTGVPSLDTDAVPPRDRAMHAHMCDWIRDNYADAEVTAAKMAAHFNLSTRYVHKVFASAGRGVTFRDALQQERLEAARRLLRPAAGASMPIAQVAYRCGFSDPAYFGLVFRKKYGCSPGAFAQAQKAEAGT, from the coding sequence GTGAGCACTTTTTTCCCCCCTCAGGCTCCGGGGCGGCCCCGGAAGCGCGGGGAACTGGCTGCGCGCACGGAAGCGCTGGAGGAGAAGGCCGTCACCTGGCAGCACAACGACGCGCCGCCAAGCCCGGTCAACCTGAAGCTGGTCCTGGTCGATCCCGACGGGCTCGCCTTCCTGCGTTCCCAAGGCGATGCGGTGGACATCTACCGGCCGGCGGCGAGCGTGCCCGAGGAAGGCCAGATGTACCCTTTTCATCTGCTGCTGAAAATGTCGCCGGGGCCGACCGTCGTCGAGCAATGCGGGCGCGTCGCCACGCTCCAGGACGGCGACATGACGCTGCTCGACTCCAACGAGGCCATGCGCCTGCGGTCGTCCCAGGGGAACGATGCCTGGATCATCGGTCTCGCGACCTCCCTGATCACACGCTGGCTGCCGAACGCGCAGGACGCGATCGCGTTGCGGCTCGACGGCAGCGAGGGATGGTCCGGCGTGCTGTCGAGCTACATCCGCTCGCTCGACATCCGGCAGGTGCAGCTGGAAGGCGGCAAGTTCCAACGCGAGTTCGTGGCCGAGCACATCATGTCGATGCTGTCGTTCTCGCTCGCCCAGACGGGGGTGCCGAGCCTGGACACCGATGCCGTGCCGCCGCGGGACCGCGCCATGCACGCGCACATGTGCGACTGGATTCGCGACAACTATGCCGATGCGGAAGTCACGGCCGCCAAGATGGCGGCGCATTTCAACCTGTCGACCCGGTATGTGCACAAGGTGTTCGCGAGTGCCGGACGGGGCGTGACCTTCAGGGACGCGCTGCAGCAGGAACGTCTTGAAGCGGCCCGTCGCCTGCTGCGTCCCGCCGCCGGCGCCAGCATGCCGATCGCCCAGGTCGCGTATCGCTGTGGATTCTCGGACCCCGCTTATTTCGGCCTTGTGTTCCGCAAGAAATACGGCTGCTCGCCGGGCGCGTTTGCCCAGGCGCAGAAAGCCGAAGCCGGGACGTAG